The DNA window GTAATGTTGTTTGTATTGGAAGAAAACGCTTTCATGACAGCTTATTAATACAAACTTAATGATTTTTCTATGAGTCAAGTATATGAATAGTTTTCAAGACATATATTTGTGTGTTAAAGGGAGACTAACATAAACACAAAGGGCTTGTTCccatcattaactaaaatacccttcttactttttttttataattttcaaatcatCAAGTCTTGCCTTTTCACCTACAATTCAAATGGCATATTGAACAATACATAATAAATCCCCCAAAATGTGAAGaaaccttcctcaaacaagaTCAAAGTATAGGCCAGGGAAACTCATAGATTCACCAAACAGAGAAATGCTACCAAAAGAAAGccagaataaattaaaaacaaaaacaataaagtgTTACCTGTGGCAATGAAAGCTGCAATCACTGCAGAAATTGTAACAGCAGAAATGACAAAGGCAGCAATTGACAATGCTCCAATGTAGACTGCCATCAAACATGCAAAGAAAATAGCCAAGAAACCTCCAGCTGCTGCCAGGGACATGAGAAGGGAGATGACTATGGCATTCACAGTTGCTGCCAAAAAGAAAACCATGAAAACTGATAGTCCTGTAAATGTCACAACACCAATTGTCCCAACCTGCATCATTGATAAAAGTATAATGAAATTGAGAAACTCATTTGTTTGAAGTCCATTTTCGAACACTTACTATTTCTGAATCTGAATCAGTATACAAATAAGATCggacataaaaaaaagtgtttccaaatgggcctTCAGAATTATTCAATGTCAGAAGATCCCACTTCACGCATACACATTAAAAGAGTGATCAAAATAAATGCATTAATTTCATTCTCAAGTCTTGTGTCACTCACTGATGTGAATGTCAGTCACTATGTCTTTTTATGATTAAGGAACAATGTGGAGGGTTAAGTTGAAAGTAATCTTAAGCAGTATCACTTGGTCAAGTGATCACAAATACAAATCTAAACAACATATAATATGATAAAGGAATGAACACGATGAAGGAGGTTTGGCCAACAATGCACATGTCCTCAAGGAATCGCTCATTCTATAGATTTTCGAAACAATGGTCCCAATATTCTTAAGTTACAAAGTCTCTACTTATAAGAGTTCATAAAGTCTCAATTACTAAAATATCAACAATGATCTCAACCCACTAATTAAAAACCTAAGTcatacccaacaatctccatATTTGTGAAAACAAAACCCAGAGTAATGACCAACAATCTTCACCTTGATGATATCAATCACCTTAGAGAAGATAAATGAGTCAGTAAATTGGTTATACCTCCACCTTCCCTCAAGCCTTTAAAGCGATAAATTAGTCATAAATATACCTTCCCTCAATCCTTGAAGAGAAAAATTGGTCATTGCTCGAACTTGACTCACAAGGAAGCTATGTGGACATAGAATTTAATTTCCCCTACCTATGTTCTCTTTTTTCTCATCAAGTTTTTAACATCTACAGGCCATTTATAGTATGAAATCTCATCAAgttttaaaatctattataaCTGACAATAGCATAAAGATCTCAAGAACAACTGGGATCTATATCTGATTGATTACTGTTTCCCTAATTAAAAATCTTCTTTAAAACGGGAAATCCACATCTGCGTGACCACGATAACAATAAAGCTCGGCCTAAACGTATGATTAGAGGAAAGcagtaataataatacatacaGAGGCGACGAGAAGAGCACGAAGAGGACTGCCGCGGCGAGCCCAAATAAGAACATCGCGTCCGGTGTTCCGCGAAGCTTCTGGAAGAAGAGGAAAAGTATCGGAGAGAGAAGACTTGATCCGGTTGAAAACCGGCGCATTCTTATCGGAAGAGTAGATATCTGCAACCAGACGACGGAGGACAGCGTCGAGAGTCGACACATCGTCCCGATGGTTCGACTTAGTTTCTCCGTTACCGGTCACCTCCACGTATACGCCGCCGCTGCTCTGTTTGGTGTTTAGATCTTCACCTTCAGCCATTTGTGTATCTCGCTTTATCTTTCTCTCCAATTGTCAGAAGagagtttgtttgtttgatgattgatgaGTAGATCGTACGTCGGCAGGAGGAGAATTGAGAATTGACTGACAGTTAAGAAGTTCATAGAATGGGGCAAAACTGATGATGGGACTCTGTTTATATTAGCCGTTCGATTTCATatgattaaacttattaattaaccaATGGATGTCTAACACACCTATTTTAACTCTCTCCACATTTGTCCAACTTTGAAGAGATTCTCCCTCCGGATAAAGCTAACAAAATGCAACTGTTTtcagaaaacaaaaacaaaaattggaCTTTTGTTCGGTTATAGGTTATttggatattaaaaatattaatatatagtaaaaaataaaaaataaaacataaactatTTAGAAACTTATAGGTTATAAGTATCTTTCTCACCATCACAATAACTAAAGTCTTAAAATACGCATTCCGGCCGACGATCAATCGGTAGAACTGTGGAACGAGTGAATGAATACTTTTCGAATCGATCAAAATCCGGTTTAACCAAAATTCTGATCCTCTGGTTCAAAACCTATAACACTGAAAGAATCATCGAatcttttacaaattaataattataactcTTTCTTTCTATTAGTAACTTTACTAATTATCACACTCTCTTTGATAACGCACTCAATACAAACTTTTCGATACTCTTTCCTCAAGACAACGTATCCAATCCCCAACCAATTTGGATAAGTTTCTCAAATAGAATCAAGCAATCATGCATCCTTTTTGGATCAAGCAAAAGACAATAGACATCAATTTTGGATAACCTTTTTGTGGTGAAAACCATCACTTTAAGAATGGAAGCGGAATAATAACAACCATAGTGGAATACAAACCAATAACGTAAAAGTAAAAAAGAACGAAATAACGACACAATAATTTTACCCAGGTTCAGACCAATAATGTCATACGTCCTCCTACTTTCGGAAATTtgattcaatagagttataatagggATTACAATTTTAACTCTCTCGGTTTGTTATAGATTTAGTCTCACTCCTTTTCTCGttacaatgt is part of the Impatiens glandulifera chromosome 1, dImpGla2.1, whole genome shotgun sequence genome and encodes:
- the LOC124919413 gene encoding uncharacterized protein LOC124919413, with the translated sequence MAEGEDLNTKQSSGGVYVEVTGNGETKSNHRDDVSTLDAVLRRLVADIYSSDKNAPVFNRIKSSLSDTFPLLPEASRNTGRDVLIWARRGSPLRALLVASVGTIGVVTFTGLSVFMVFFLAATVNAIVISLLMSLAAAGGFLAIFFACLMAVYIGALSIAAFVISAVTISAVIAAFIATGWIGFFFVVWLVTKKSLDIAKHSLTTTGSAISAYKHSHHRHRD